CTTCTCCATAATGTCTTGAAGTACCAGTTTTTCCTCCAACTAAATATCCATCGATACCTGCAGTACTGCCTGTACCTGTAGCAACAGCATTTATCATTAAATCTTTAACTTTTTCTGCAGTATCTTCAGAAATAACCTGCCTGATTTTATTAGGTTCAATAATTTCTTCCTTGGACTGCTCTTTATTATAAATCCTATCAACAATTCTTGGCTCATATAAATAACCACCATTGGCAATCGCAGAAACAGCAGTTGCAAGTTGAATCGGAGTTGCAGTTAAACCATGACCAAAAGACATGGTAGCCTGTTCAATATCGGTATACTGGCCAGGGACTAAAATCCCTGAAGCCTCACCTGGAAATTGAATTCCAGTCTTATTCCCAAAGTTAAATGACCTTAATCCAGTCAGATATTCATCTGGTTCCATGCTCAAGCCGACCTTTACAAAGCCAGGATTACTGGAGTTAGCAAAAATATCTCTAAAATCCTGCCAGCCATGACCACCTCGCCGCCAGCTATGAATCCTTTCTCTACCAACATTTATATGTCCAGGATCACTAAAATAATCATTCATATCATAATAGCCATATTCAAAAGCAAGAGCTGCTGTAAAGATTTTAAAAATTGAACCAGGCTCAAAACTATCCTGGACTGCTTTATTCCTCCAGTTATTTTGGGTATATTCATTAAAATTATTAGGATTAAAATCTGGTTTATTGGCCAGGGCAAGTATTGAACCATCTTCAGGCCTCATAACAACAATTGAGCCACCAGAAATTTCGTGTTTATCCATCGCCCTCTCTAATTCTCGCTCGGCATAAAATTGACTTATCTCATCAATAGTTAAAAATATATCGTTGCCCTCCTGAGGAGGAATATAATCCATAATCCCGTCAGGTATAGATCTACCTACAGCATCCTGTTCCTGAAGTGTTCTCCCTGGAACACCTTCTAAATCATTATTATATGATAATTCAATGCCTTCAAGGCCAAAATTATCAATGCCGGCAAATCCAACTATCTGTCCAGCCAGGTTATCCTGGGGGTATAACCTTTTATCTTCATGGACATATGAAATTCCCGGTATATTCATCTCTTCAATCTCTTTATATGTATCTTCTGAAACCTTTCTTTCTAAATAAACAAGAAACGCATCTCTTTCTATTCTGCTTTTTATATTAGTCTCATCAATAGACAAAATCCCCGCTAATAGCGATGCTACATTTGCGGGGTCATCAATTTGATCAGGAAAAGCAATAACTGTTTTTCTTTTAGTATTAACAGCAAATTCTCTTCCATTAAGATCATATATATTGCCTCTATTAGTATCTAAACTTAAATCCCTAACCCTTTGATTTAAAGCCATAGAACCATAATAATCACTCTGCAAGACCTGAATCCAGACAAGCCTGCCAGCTAAAATTATTAATAATACTAATAGAAATATAAATAACAATTTTATTCTCTCTTTTATTATTACATGATATTTATCCGCCATTATAAACCACCTATTCTAAAGTAGCAGCCCTAACATTTTGGATTCCTCTCCAAAATGACGATATCCAATCTTCCTGATCATTACTAGCATAACGCACTTCGGAATCGGCAGGCCTTTCTCTTAATGCAAGCCTGGTTACACTTTCCGCCTCAACCATGCCTAGTTCTTCAGTAGCAACCCTTTCAATCCTATTTAATGAAGTTTTACTGGATAAATCCAGAATCATTTCTCTATTCTCAGACTGCAATTCAGACAAATTATTTTCTAAAAGCTCTAACTGATAGTTAAGATGAACTAATCTGAGAGACTGACTTATAATTAATGTAATAGGTAAAATAAGTATTATAAATATAATTAATATTGTAACCCCTGCTTTCTTTTTCTGCTTACTACTTGAATAATCCTTTTTCCTGGAATAATTAGTTCCTGCACCACTCAATTGGTTTGACATTAATCAAGACCCCCCTTCTAAAATTAAAACTAAATTCTTTCAGCCACCCTTAACTTAGCAGACCGTGCCCTTCTATTCTCCTCAATCTCCTTATCATCTGCTGTGATTGGACTCCTGGTTATAACTTTCAAAGTCTTCTCCTTTTCACATCTACAGACAGGAATTTCAGGTGGACAGATACATTCTTTAGCAGCATCTCTAAAACTATGTTTAACAAGTCTATCTTCTAATGAATGAAAGGATATAATACAGGCTCTTCCCCCTTTATTTAAAATCGAAGGGATTAGCTCTAATATCTTCTCTAATTCCTTTAATTCCTGGTTAGTTTCAATTCTAATAGCCTGAAATGTTCTTCTGGCTGGATGCCCCCCTGAATTCCTTGCAGAAGCTGGAATAGCCATTTTAATAACATCTACTAAATCCTGGGTTGTCTTTATTGGCTTTTTCTTTCTTTCCCTGACAATAAATTCTGCAATTCTACTGGCCCATCTCTCTTCTCCATATTTATAAATAATATCATTTAACTTATCGACAGAATAATTATTTACAATTTTATATGCAGTTAAACTCTGGGTTTTATCCATTCTCATATCCAATTCTGCCTCTTTGCTATAACTAAATCCTCTCTCAGCTTCATCCAGTTGAGGCGAAGAGACACCTAGATCTAAAATCAATCCATCAAGCCCTGAAATTTCTAATTTAGATAATA
The genomic region above belongs to Halonatronomonas betaini and contains:
- the rsmH gene encoding 16S rRNA (cytosine(1402)-N(4))-methyltransferase RsmH codes for the protein MMSEHNPVLLEKTIKYLNIKSGGIYFDGTLGRGGHSEAIVDKLIAGDGLLIGTDKDLKAIDYCKNLLPDDKVKLFHDSFTAIKEILSKLEISGLDGLILDLGVSSPQLDEAERGFSYSKEAELDMRMDKTQSLTAYKIVNNYSVDKLNDIIYKYGEERWASRIAEFIVRERKKKPIKTTQDLVDVIKMAIPASARNSGGHPARRTFQAIRIETNQELKELEKILELIPSILNKGGRACIISFHSLEDRLVKHSFRDAAKECICPPEIPVCRCEKEKTLKVITRSPITADDKEIEENRRARSAKLRVAERI
- a CDS encoding cell division protein FtsL gives rise to the protein MSNQLSGAGTNYSRKKDYSSSKQKKKAGVTILIIFIILILPITLIISQSLRLVHLNYQLELLENNLSELQSENREMILDLSSKTSLNRIERVATEELGMVEAESVTRLALRERPADSEVRYASNDQEDWISSFWRGIQNVRAATLE
- a CDS encoding penicillin-binding transpeptidase domain-containing protein, yielding MADKYHVIIKERIKLLFIFLLVLLIILAGRLVWIQVLQSDYYGSMALNQRVRDLSLDTNRGNIYDLNGREFAVNTKRKTVIAFPDQIDDPANVASLLAGILSIDETNIKSRIERDAFLVYLERKVSEDTYKEIEEMNIPGISYVHEDKRLYPQDNLAGQIVGFAGIDNFGLEGIELSYNNDLEGVPGRTLQEQDAVGRSIPDGIMDYIPPQEGNDIFLTIDEISQFYAERELERAMDKHEISGGSIVVMRPEDGSILALANKPDFNPNNFNEYTQNNWRNKAVQDSFEPGSIFKIFTAALAFEYGYYDMNDYFSDPGHINVGRERIHSWRRGGHGWQDFRDIFANSSNPGFVKVGLSMEPDEYLTGLRSFNFGNKTGIQFPGEASGILVPGQYTDIEQATMSFGHGLTATPIQLATAVSAIANGGYLYEPRIVDRIYNKEQSKEEIIEPNKIRQVISEDTAEKVKDLMINAVATGTGSTAGIDGYLVGGKTGTSRHYGEEDRYDTSFVGLLPGDNPELLIYIVLYDLEDDNYYASENVVPVFNSLAENLVRHLDISPASQPFPDINIPENNINIDDYKNTEPGHTEEVLRNKDLNVKLIGEGEKILAQTPLPGTTVNEKSTVRLYLDEESFESKKVVVPDLEGLSAFEAEQRAWRFGFKTNGMISGSVNNQDPSPGDRVDIFSSINIE